The following is a genomic window from Strix uralensis isolate ZFMK-TIS-50842 chromosome 3, bStrUra1, whole genome shotgun sequence.
ttctgctcctcctcctccgctgCCCGCGGGGGCTCACCCACAACACCAGGGAGTCACATCTTGAGGCTCTGCAGCCTttgggagcggggcggggcggggggcggggagagAGGAGCCAGCGGTGTCCAACAGCCAAGTCTCAACCCCCATTAGCGACCTCCAGGTGACCTCCTGAGGCTCCTCGTGGCTCTTCAAAGGGTTGTGGGGCTGTAGCTGCCCCCATCTCCTGATGGCTCTCAGGTTGTAGCTCTCCGAGCCCCTCTGCTACTTAAAATTGTAGAAATtgtagaattatttaggttggaaaagacccttcaGATCAAGGTCAACTGTTACACCAAATGATGAAGGGGATGGGGGGGCGACCACAAGCACAGACCCCGGGCACCCCGCGCTCTGGTCCATAAGCTGGttgaagccagaggagcagcaaaGTGGGGTGCTCGGGGGTGTTTAACAGGAGGTGGTGTGGGGCAGCCCCCCCAACATGCTGTGGGCTCACTTGGGGTCCCCTAAACGACGAGCTGCACTTGAGAGCAGGACCCAGGGCACGGCAGGTAGCCCAGGGGCTGGTAGCCCGGGGATTTGTGGCAGTGACCCATCCGCCACCCCAACAAAAGTATATTTAGTGCTTCTGCGGTGAGTCTGCAGCCCAAATGCTGAGTCAGCGCGGACGCAAGAGAACGACCGTGCTGCTGATTTAGCACGAGGGTTTAGCCGGGCGGTGACTCCGGTCGCAAGGCGGCGATTAAAATAGCTGCAGCCCAAGGAAGCCGGGATCAGCCGAGCTGGGACATCTCTGGAGTGGCTCCACCAGCCGTGAGTCATCAGGGACGGCCCGAAGAAGCTGAGGGAGAGCAGCAAACTGCAGCCgctgaggatgaggatggtgggAAGAATTCAGCTTCCAGAGAGCATCCTCCGGCTGTCGCCTCAGGAATCCCCCGAAGATGCCGTGGGCTGGGGCGTGGAAGGTCACAACCACTGCAAAAGCATCACTTAAGGGTGTCTGGCGATTAAAAAATTATTGTGATCAGTGTTGGTGTGTTCTCTGGTACGAGGTAGTGGGGAAAGTCTGGGGAAAGAGCAAGAGGGACCCCAAAAATGCTGCTAGAAATGGccaggggggtgagggggaggctCCGGGACACGAAACAAGATGGTGATGTCCAGGAGCGACGtctgagggaggaggggggaggcagGTGCTGGTATGGGGAATATTACAGAAAATCAACTAATATAACCCAGATGAGAGGGGCTGGGCCAGgcaggggggctgctgcaggagcagcggAGGTTTGGGTGGCTGGAGACCCCCCCCGCCATGTCCCAGAGGtggccggaggaggaggaggaggagggaggccgTGCGGGGAGGAAGGCTGCCCGGGAGCCCGGCCAGGTCTCagcagagggcagcagcagcccgaCACAAAAGCCTCGGTGGGGAGGGGGTCTCAGCAAGGACACCCCCCCGACCCCCACGGGACCCCCAAGTCCCGTGGCTCTGAACTGGGACCAGAAGCCGGGAGCCAAACTACAGCGCCCTGCGGCCCAGCCAGGACCCCAAAGCACAGCACCCCGTGTCCCTGCCCCACATCCAGGGGGCCAGACCCCAGAGCCAGCACCCTGACCCCCATCCAGGGGCCAGACCCAGGACCCCAGACCCCATACCCCGCCCCACATCCAGGGGCCAGACCCCAGACCCATCTCCCTGTGCCCCCATctccccatgtccctgccccACATCCAGGGCCCAGACTCAGGACCCCAGACCCATCTCCCTGACCCACATCCAGAGGCCAGAGCCTGGACCCCAGACCCatctccctgtgtccccatgtccctgccccACATCCAGGGCCCAGACTCAGGACCCCAGACCCATCTCCCTGCCCCAGACCCGGGGGCTGGACCCCAGACCcatctccccatgtccccatctccccaccCCATATCCAGGGGTCAGAGCCCAGACCCCAgacccacctccccaccccacatCCAGGGGCGAGACCAAGGaccccagccccatctccctgCCCCACATCCAGGGCTCAGACCCAGGACCTCAGCCCCATCTCCCCACCCCAGATGCATGTGCCCAAACCCCCAagcctgacccccagcccctccatctcCCTAAGCCAGACTCCTGAGCCCCACTGCCCTTGCACCAGGGCCCCCCCTtccccagacccccccaaacACGGCCAAGCGAGgccggcacagcacggcacggcacagcacggcacggcacggcacggcacggcacggcacagcacggcgtCGGTCGGACATTTGTTAGTCATTAgggctggagggaaggagggcgGGCGCGGGACCAGCCTTTCTTCTCCAGCACATATCCCAGCGCCTCGCCTTTCGGTGGCCGGCGTCCAGCCTGGCCGGGCTCTGCCGTCCCTCGTCCCCCGTCCCCATCCCGCGTGGGCCAAGGCCATGGGCGAGCGGGCAGCCATGGGGATGCTCCGCCACCGTGGTGGCTTTTGAAGGCTCCCCAGGAAGTTTTgggagcggagggggggggggcaaaggcTGGTGTGGGGGTTgtagggggtggggggagcagccccggccATGCTGGCCGCTCGCTGAGGCTCGCCGGGAAGAGACGTGCCGGGGCGGATGCGGGAACCAGGGCGGTGAGGCCTGGGGTGGTGCAGGATTGCACCCACGGCCCCCCAACTTGGGGGGCTATGAGAGGTGAGTGGGGGGCAgctcgggggggggcggggattggagccctggggaggggagcggggctggtggcacaggggacagggggggacgGCTGTGCCGAAGCGGGTAGCGGAGCTGGGGGGCAGCCGGCACCGGGTGGATGCACCCCCCCGAATCCCACTACATCCCTGCTCCCCACGGGCAGCATCTCCCCACGCCCGGGGGGGTGAACAGGCTTCAGCCATAGTCGGGGACTCCcacaccggggtgggggggcaagAGGAGCTGAAGTGGGTGTTTGGGGGGTGTTCTAGGGCTTCCCCCTGCTTGCTCAGAGCCCACCACTTGTTGACTCCATGGGGCAGAAAAGTGAAATTTAGGGCGCAGAAAAGCCAAGGACCATGCCAGGGAGGACGGAGGGAATCGCCGCCGCCCCCCAACCCAGCGAGCCCCCCCCCTCGCCCGCCTTTGCGTAGAGGGGGGGGCCGGGCTGTATAAAGCCGGGGATGCTGGTGCCGTGGTCACTCCAGCcgtgcctgcagcccccctgcgGCACCCCCCGACTGGAAACCCTCCTTCTGCCGGGCGAGGAGGTTGGGGAGGCCCCGGGCAAggggggggggctgggctggtgggggctgtggggggctctCGGGCATGGCACAGCTCTTGGGGAGCTTTGGGGAGCCAGGGAGGGACCCCCAGGCTCCTTCGGGGTCGGGGAGCAGTGCTGAGCCCCAACTTGCCCCCCAGGGTCCGGACTGGGGCGACACGTgggttttatttgcctttttttgcaCGAAGAGACTGGGAAGCCACAAAGTCCCCCCGGGGCTGGGAGCCAGGAGCTGTCACTTTTCCCCTCATCAGCCACTTTTTGGCCAAATTCAACCAAATTTCCCCAAGTTTACGGTCTTGGGAGTGCGAAGGTCCCGGCCGAGtcccgcagcagcagcagtgggcGGTGGAACGGAGGAGACGTGTCCCCACGGGCTGGTGCCACCGGGCTTCGGCCAGCTGCGGGTGGCAGCGGGAGGCGGGGGCCTGGcgggtgtccccagggctcgaCGGCACCCacggggctgggagcaggagagggcaggcagcaggcagggccccggcagggcaggcagctcagGTCCCTCCTGTGTTGGCTTTCAGAAGCCGAGCCGgcgggaggggaggaagaggagatgccGACCTTCAGCTCCCGACCGAGCGGTAAGGACGatccccccccggggggggcagggggtgcggCGGGGCCTGATCCTTCTCTCTCCGCGCTCAGGCAGGGCACGGAGCAGCTGCAGCCGGTGCCAGAAGAACCTCTCCCTCCAGACGGCCGTCAGGGTCCTCTACGTCTTCTCCATCCTCCTCATCGTGGCCGTGACCGTGCTGGCTGCCCTGGGTGAGcacgggcagggctgggaggtcgggctcctgcccttcctcctgcctttcctcctgccttccctcctgccctccctcctgcccttcctcctgcctttcctcctgtctttcctcctgcccttcctcctgcctttcctcctgccctccctcctgacTTCCCTCCTGacttccctcctgccctccctcctgccctccctcctgccctccctcctgcctttcctcctgccctccctccttccttctctcctgccctcctcagGGCAGCCCCTCGAGGCTACCAGGCCCTGAATCCAAAGCCCCTTCAGCACCCAAGCATGGAGAGGAGCACCCAGCTCCCCCTGACTTGCCCCTGGGATGCTCGCGCGTGATGCCACCTCGCTTGGCGATGGCCTTACCTCCCCCGGGGACCTCAAGAACCACCCCAGAGCCTGGAGGTTGCCACCCCATCACCTCCACTGGCAAGAAACAGCCTCCCAGGCTCAGCAGAGGGTCATtgtgctgctgggggctggccCCCAGGAGATGTTTTATAAAACCATCACCAAGCcctgaacccaaaagctccccaggaCACCCACTAGCCACCCAGCCTGGCTCTTCAAGCCCTGGCCACCCTCCTTGCCAGGGCAGGAGCCCAGAGGAAAGGCGTGGAGGACAATCACATCCTGGTGTCTGCCCACCTCCCCTGActgtccccctccccccccccccccccccaaatttcctCCGCAGTGTTCAAGAAAGTTGACTCCATCTCCAAGGATATCAGCTCAGCCCAGACCTATTATGAGAAGAAGATCGTGTCCATCCAGGAGGACCTCCAGGGGTTGGGTGAGTGGTTTGCAACTGGACCTGGAGGTCTTCTCCAGGCTTCGGCACCCTCCGGCTGAGGTTCTGGGGCTCCCTCGGGGCCAAACCCCCACTTATCTCCCCAGATTTTGGGGAGGGACGAcgggttgggctttttttggaGGATGTGGTGCGCAGAGGCggcaggaggagggtgagggTGGGCGCTGGTGGCATCAGGGTTGTCCCAGCCGTGGCTCCATGGGGCCCATCTCCAGGCTCTGCAAAGACAGAGGCTCCTTCTTCCACTCTGGTCCTCAGCGGGAGGGTCTCCGGGCTCGGGGCGGGGGACACACAGGGTGGGGTAACAGACCCCCCTCTTCTTGCCCTTCGTTTAGATGAGAAGACCTCAGGGAACTGCTCCCTGTGCCACGAGCCAGGACAGCTGGGCCAGGAGCTCACCAAGCTACAGGGCGAGCTGGAGGAGATCCAGAAGATGCTTTTGGTTCAAGAAATCCTGCTCGACCGCACCTCCCAGACACACGAGCAGCTCTCGTCCACCAGCAACAAGATCACCAGCGAGGTGGACAACTGCTCCTTCTCCATCCGGCAGGTCAACGAAAGCTTGGGGCAGTTCCTGGCCCAGGTTGGGGGTTGGCAAGTGGTCACCTCCCAACTAGACAACTCTCTCAAGGGCTTGGCCCAAGAGCGCTACGATGTCCGAGCGGCCATGCAGCAGATGAACTTCACCTTGGGGCAAACCTCTGACTGGATCCAGGTCATCCAGAGGAAGACGGACGAGGAGACGTTGACGCTGCAGAAGATCGTCAGCGAGTGGCAGAACTACACCCGCCTCTTCGGTGGGCTGCGAGCCACCTCCTCCAAGACCAGCGAGGTGGTGAAGAGCATCCAAAGCAGCGTGGGCGCCGCGGCTCGGCAGGTCGGCCAGAACTCGGAGAACATGCATGACCTGGTGCTGCAGGTGatggggctgcagctgcagctggacaACATCTCCTCCTTCTTGGATGACCACGAGGAGAACGTCAACGACTTGCGCTACCACGCCAGGTACACGCAGAACCGCACAGCCGAGCGTTTCGAGACCTTGGAAGGCCGCATGACGTCGCATGAGATTGAGATCGGCACCATCTTCGCCAACATCAACGCCACTGACAGCCACGTCCACAGCATGTTGCGCTACCTGGATGACGTGCGGCTCTCCTGCACCCTGGGCTTCCACACCCACGCCGAGGAGCTCTACTACCTGAATAAATCCCTCAGCCTGGTCCAGGGCACCACGGACCTGCTGCGGGAACGCTACAGCCTCCTCAGCGCCCGGCTGGATTTTGACATCCGTAACCTGTCCATGGTCATGGAGGAGATGAAGGTGGTGGACGTCCGGCACGGGGAGATGCTGAAGAACGTCACCGTCTTACGAGGTGAGGTCCCAGTGTTGCATGGGGATGGGGTTGGGGTCAGGCGCGTTGGGCGgctgatttggttttggttttttgtcttCACGGTGGGATCTGGGCTCACTCGGGAGCGTCCTGCACgcaggggtggtggtggaggaccCAAACTGCCATCACTGAGGCCAAGGTGGTGTTGGGATGAGCAAGAAGGCCCCGGATACCAGCCCATGGATGTGGAAGAGGCCTGAGGAGGGACCTATGTGGACTCGGCTTGCAGAGCCATCCCTGcgtggggggacggggacagtGGGGAGGTGACCCATGGCCTTCCAGCACTGCTGTCTCGCGTACTGGGGCCAGTGAGCCTGCTTACTGGCCCTGGTGGAGAGGGTACAGCTGCCCCAGGATGAGGGCCCCGGTGGCTTGGGGGGCCTCAGGATATTTCCATCTGATCCTGGTCCTAGcaagggctgcagggctggggaaaccGAGCTCAGCTGGTCCTGGCCTTAGTgagggctgcggggctgggggagctgggctcAGCTGATCCTAGTCTTAGTAAGATCTGCAGGGCTTGGGGAGCCAACCTCAGCTGATCCCAGTCTTAGTGAGGGCTTGTGGGGCTGGGGAAACCAGGCTCAGCTGGTCCTGACCTTAGTGAGGGCTGCGGGGCTTGGGGAGCCAGGCTTAGCTGATCCCAGTCTTAGTAAgatctgcagggctgggggagccaGGCTCAGCTGATCCTGGTTTTAGcgagggctgcagggctgggggagctgggctcAGCTGATCCCAGTCTTAGTAAGATCTGCAGCGCTGGGGGAGCCAGGCTCAGCCGATCCCGGTTTTAGCAAGGTCTGTGGGCTGGGGCATCTCCCTCTCTCCCCGCTTTGGGGTGCTGTGTGTCGTCCCCACCCCACTgaccccccttctccccccaggCATGCCGGGCCTTCCGGGCCCCCGCGGCCTCAAGGGCGACGTGGGCGTCAAGGGCCCCCCAGGAATCGATGGAGAGAAGGGCGACGTGGGCGACCTGGGCTCGCCGGGACCccagggcccccccggcccccccgggccccccggccccccaggaGAAAGGGGTCCCCTGGGCTTCAAGGGCTTCCCGGGCCTCAAGGGTGCCAAGGGCAGCTTCGGGCCATCCGGCTCCCGGGGTCAGGGGGGGCCCAAGGGAGACCCCGGCCCCCCGGGACCCACTGGGGTGCAGGGGCCAgtgggcccccccggcccccagggCGAAGCGgggctccccggcccccccggggctgcgggccAGGCTGGCCCCACTGGGCCCAAAGGAGACCCCGGTTTGCGAGGCCCCCCCGGACTaccgggcccccccggccccccaggaCAGTGACCCCccccctgctgccagcctggccaTGGGcatgggggggcagggggggtccccactgctgccccccccccccgtcccgaGCGTTCCCCGCGGGGGTGTGAGGCTGAGCCTCGCaggatggggccggggggggcccccagGGCACCCCCCCAGTGTGAGGGGCTgggccccggggtggggggtccccGCGGGATGGGGTGCAGCTGGTTTgtgcccgtgtcccccccgtcaccccccccccgtgctgtgtccccccccatgtaCTCCCGGCACAATAAAGTTGTAGTGGGGACAGGCGGCTCCTGaactggggatactggggagggggggcggggggggggaacaaaccCCCAGCCAACCTGCTGCTGGTGGCGGggtgtgagggggggggggagcgtgttgcacacgtgtgtgcaagAGGATGTGcgtgcacatgtgtgcatgtctgtgcacgtgtgtgcaaGAGCAAGGAtgcgtgtgcacgtgtgtgcatgtctgtgcatgcatgtgcacgAGTAAGGatgcatgtgcacatgtgtgcgAGAGTGAGGATGGGTGTGCATATGTGTGCCAGTCAGTGCACATGTGTGTAAGACCGAGGACGCACATGAACATGCatgcaggtgtgtgtgtgcacacgtgtgcacgAGTGAGGATGtgcgtgcacgtgtgtgtgtcTGCGAGAGTGAggatgtgtgtgcacatgtgcaggTCTGTGTGTGCGTATGCACACGTATGCATGAGTGAGGatgcatgtgcacatgtgtgcatgtcTACATGTGTATGCAAGAGCGAGGATGCGCATGCACGTGTGcgtctgcatgtgtgtgtgagagtgaggatgtgtgtgcacatgtgtgcatgtcTCTACACACATGTGTAAGAGTGAggatgcatgtgcatgtgtgtgcatgtctgcatGCGTGTGCAATTGTGTGCAAGAGTGAGGATGCGCATGCACGTGTGTGCAGGTCTGTGGgcgtgtgtgcacacgtgtgcacgAGTAAGgacgtgtgtgcatgtgtgttctTGTCTACATGCATGTGCAAAAGAGAggatgcacatgcatgtgtgtgcaagaGTGAGGATGAGCGTGCACATGGGAGTGTCTGCATGTGTGCAAGAGGATGcatgtgcacacgtgtgcacaaGTAAGgatgtatgtgcacatgtgttCACGTCTACATGCGTGTGCAAGAGTGAGGATGCATGTGCACATGTGAGCGGATCTGTATGCACGTGCGCATGCTTGTGCATGAGTGAGGATGCACGTGCATGTGTGTTCATGTCTACACAGGTGTGCAAGTGTGAggatgtgcatgcatgtgtgtttatGTCTGTGCACATGTGCAAGAGGATGCACCtgcatgtgtgcatatgcatTTGTGCGAGAGTGAGGATGTGTGTGCACGTGTCTTCCTGTCTGTGCACGTGTGCAAGAGTGAggatgtgtgtgcacatatgtgcaCAGATAAGGATGCACATGCATATGTGTTCATGTCTCCACACACGTGTGCAAGAGAGAGGATGCacgtgcacgtgtgtgtgcacgtgtgcaagAATTGGATGCACACGCACATGTGTGCGGGTCtatgtgcacatgtgcacacatgtgcatgAGTGAGGATGCCTGTGCACGTGTGTTCACGTCTCCACATGTGTGTGCACGAGTGAGGACACACGTGCAGGTGGGTGCGTGTCTGTGCCCACGTGAGGACATGTCTGCCCGCGTGCACACGCATGTCCACGCATGGTGCCCCCAgatgtgtgcacacacgtgtgcaagtGGGCACGTGTGAAACATGGACTGTGACAGGGACCCTGTTCCCCCTCTCACACCCCCCCCAAGGCCTCGCTCCCCCCTGCAGGACCCCCCATACCCTCAGCAGGGACAAACAGGGttcacccccaaaccccagctcccccccccccccccccccccaaaatgagggggggctgcagccaagccccgccccccccccgaaGGTGCgttgctgctctgtgcctcagtttccccgagAGGGAGAGGCCACCAGTGATGGTGTCACCCACAAGTGTCCCCAAGGCCTGgctttgggggggagggggggggtggctggaggccccgggggggtcccagcacgggggtgggggggtagggggggCCCTCCCCcgtgcccagcccagccagccctgcccaggggcgCAGGATCCAGCCGGCCTGGTGGTTTATTGCTGTTGGCAAAGCGATTTCCTGTTTTtatcgaaaaaaaaaaaaaaaaaaaaaatcagcctcgGCGTTGGTGGTTAACACGGGCCAAGACGCCCCCCCCAGCTTGTTGCTGCCACGGCTGGAGAGGTACAGGGCGGGGGGCTCTGAGCAAACTGGGGGGAGCAGAGACCTGACAACTCATCACATAAATGGGGCCCAGGCTGGCAGGCGCCTGGGCTGGGCTGTTTGTACTGCtggggttcggggggggggggggggggaggcggggggtgtcTCTAAGACCCCCCCCCATGGAGGTGGGGGGGCTGTGGTCGAGGGGGGACACTCCAATAGGTAGAACCAGGCCCATGTTgtgaccccccccgcccccccaaactCCTGCGTCTGCGGAACTGCGCAGCGGCCGCGCGGGTGTTTGTGGCCAGGGGGAAAAATGTGCAAGGGCAgagtttcccccccccccgccccgggcggcaCCGGGAGGGTGGGCGAAGGGATTTCAGAGCCCGGAGCAAATGGATTTTGTAAATAAACGAGGAGCGGAGGAAGGGAAGGGCCGGGAGGGAACTGCTGACGGCAGCGGGGCCGCCGGACTGCCCGGGGGTTGTTCTTGGCGGctgttggggggctggggggggggggggggtacgggggggATTCGGGGGGCACAGTCGTGTACAGGGTGTTGGGGACACACAACCCACAGacacagggtgctggggacacACAACTCCATGGACAGTTATGCACAGTGTTGGGGACAAACAGCCCCACGGACAGTCGTGCACAGGGTGTTGGGGGGACACAATCCCACGGACACAGGGTGTTGGGGACACACAACCTACAGACAGTTgtgcacagggtgctggggacacACCACCCATGGACACAGAGTGTTGGGGACACACAGGCCCATGGACACAGACTGTTGGGGACACACAACCTACAGACAGTTGTACAGAGGGTACTGGGGACACAACTCCATGGACAGTCGTGCACAGGGTGTTGGGGACACACAACCCCCCACacacagggtgctggggacacACACCTCATGGACACAGGGTGTAGGGGACACACAACCTACAGAGAGTTGTGCACAGGGTGTTGGGGACACACAACCCCACGGACACAAGGTGTTGGGGACACACAACCCCACGGACAGTCGTACACAGGGTGTTGGGGACACACAAGCCCACCAACTGCCGTGCAGAGGGGCCATCGCCCATCACCAGTCACTGGAGGACACTGGAGCCGCTGGGCGGGCGCCGCGGCCAAGCACAACACTTCCCAGCTGCACGGCCGCGGGCGTTGCCGACGGCTCACGACTAGCGGTCGGGTCACCGGCCCCAGCCAACACCTGCGGCCCGTGAAAGGGCCCATTGACagcggggggaggagggaggcccAGCAGTGGCGAGGCTGTGGGGTGAGACGGGGTCACCCCAGCCCCTCGGGGACCTCCCAAATTCTCAGCCCAGGACCCTCCGGACCCACAGGGAAGGGGTAGACACTGGGAAGcaaataaaataagttttaagGGCATTATCAGGCCTCGCCCTTGGAGCAGGGTAGGTTTTTTTCTCCCGTAATAATTCTGTAATTCTCTGAGGAGACCGTTAAGGTTTCAGTTCGTTAAGGTGCACTTCCCTTTTGCTGATTTCCCCCCCCTCAAAATCCACCTTAGCAGCACGTTTTACCAGCATGGTATGAATTTAATCGTGACATATATAC
Proteins encoded in this region:
- the SCARA3 gene encoding scavenger receptor class A member 3 isoform X1; translated protein: MREAEPAGGEEEEMPTFSSRPSGRARSSCSRCQKNLSLQTAVRVLYVFSILLIVAVTVLAALVFKKVDSISKDISSAQTYYEKKIVSIQEDLQGLDEKTSGNCSLCHEPGQLGQELTKLQGELEEIQKMLLVQEILLDRTSQTHEQLSSTSNKITSEVDNCSFSIRQVNESLGQFLAQVGGWQVVTSQLDNSLKGLAQERYDVRAAMQQMNFTLGQTSDWIQVIQRKTDEETLTLQKIVSEWQNYTRLFGGLRATSSKTSEVVKSIQSSVGAAARQVGQNSENMHDLVLQVMGLQLQLDNISSFLDDHEENVNDLRYHARYTQNRTAERFETLEGRMTSHEIEIGTIFANINATDSHVHSMLRYLDDVRLSCTLGFHTHAEELYYLNKSLSLVQGTTDLLRERYSLLSARLDFDIRNLSMVMEEMKVVDVRHGEMLKNVTVLRGMPGLPGPRGLKGDVGVKGPPGIDGEKGDVGDLGSPGPQGPPGPPGPPGPPGERGPLGFKGFPGLKGAKGSFGPSGSRGQGGPKGDPGPPGPTGVQGPVGPPGPQGEAGLPGPPGAAGQAGPTGPKGDPGLRGPPGLPGPPGPPGQ
- the SCARA3 gene encoding scavenger receptor class A member 3 isoform X2; this encodes MRGRARSSCSRCQKNLSLQTAVRVLYVFSILLIVAVTVLAALVFKKVDSISKDISSAQTYYEKKIVSIQEDLQGLDEKTSGNCSLCHEPGQLGQELTKLQGELEEIQKMLLVQEILLDRTSQTHEQLSSTSNKITSEVDNCSFSIRQVNESLGQFLAQVGGWQVVTSQLDNSLKGLAQERYDVRAAMQQMNFTLGQTSDWIQVIQRKTDEETLTLQKIVSEWQNYTRLFGGLRATSSKTSEVVKSIQSSVGAAARQVGQNSENMHDLVLQVMGLQLQLDNISSFLDDHEENVNDLRYHARYTQNRTAERFETLEGRMTSHEIEIGTIFANINATDSHVHSMLRYLDDVRLSCTLGFHTHAEELYYLNKSLSLVQGTTDLLRERYSLLSARLDFDIRNLSMVMEEMKVVDVRHGEMLKNVTVLRGMPGLPGPRGLKGDVGVKGPPGIDGEKGDVGDLGSPGPQGPPGPPGPPGPPGERGPLGFKGFPGLKGAKGSFGPSGSRGQGGPKGDPGPPGPTGVQGPVGPPGPQGEAGLPGPPGAAGQAGPTGPKGDPGLRGPPGLPGPPGPPGQ